The Streptomyces sp. WZ-12 genome segment AACCGCAGGGAGCGCTACGCGGGCCGGCGCGCGGCGCGCCGCCTCGCGGGCGGAGCGGACGACGACTGACCGCCGCCCCGCTCAGCAGCCATGCCGGTCCGCCGTCAACTCGCCCTGCGCCGTGGCCAGGGTGTGGTCGTAGCAGGCGCCCGGGCCGTGGAGGCGGTAGCGCTCGCGGGAGACGCCGGTGGCGTGGCGCTGGTCGCGGGGCACGTTCTGGGTGTAGGCGGCGTCGCCGGTGTAGGTGTCGTCCAGCCGCGACCAGTCGGTGCGCCGTCCGCCGCGCAGGGTCGCGCCGTCGGCGCGGTCGCCCATGGTCATGGTGGTGCGCAGGCGGTTGTTGCCGTCGATGGTGGTGGCGCCGTCCATGGTGTGGGTGCGCTGGTCGCGGGTGGTGGTCGCGGGCCCCCGGCCGCGGACGGTCACCGTTTCGTCGTCGTGCCAGCGCGCCCGGAGCGCGTCCAGCGATTCGTCGGCGTTCCAGCGGTGCGTCGAACTCCCGGACAGTTTCCGGGTGATGGTCGTGGTGACCCGCCCGTGCGAGGTGTTGAGGTATCCGGAGACCGTGAGGGAGTGCCCGCCGTCGGCCGTCAGCCGGCGCTCGGTGCCCGGCTGGTACGCCGTCTTGTTGACGAGGTCGCCCGCGCGGCTCGTGAGCAGCGCCCCGGTCACCCGGGCGGCCTTGGCGTCCTGCCAGACCAGGACGTTGGCGGGGGTGCTCCAGCCGCTCTGCCCCGCGGGCACGCCGACGACCGAAACGGCGATCCGGTGCGGGCGCCCGTCGTTCAACTGGCCGGCGAAGGGCGTGAGATCGTACTCCACCGGGCGGACGTCGAAGGCCCGCGGGCCGGGGATCACGTACCACAGGAAGGGGTTGGACCAACCGCCCGTCCAGACGGTCGGATACGGCGCCGCGATGCCGGCCAGTTTGCCGTCCACCGACACCTGCACCTCGCGGTACGGGCCGTCCTTGGCCTTGCACGAGTACGGCGCCGCGTCCGGCACCGTCAGGTACCAGAACTCCTCGCAGCCGCCGCCCGACCCGGTGGCGTACACCTCGGCGACGATGCGCTCGCTGTTGCGCGGGGTGGTCAACTGCCCCTGGTACACCCCGCCTTCGGTGTGGGCGCCGCGCAGGGTGAGGACCTGATCGGGAGTGCTGGCCGGCTTCGCCCGGCCCTGCGCCAGGTAGAAGGTCAGCGTCACCTTGACCTTGATGACGCCGGTGTAGGTGCCGTCCACAGTGTTGCCGATCAGCATCTCGACGGGCTGCCGGGCGCGCAGTGTGGGGGCGTACCGCGTGACGTCCTTCTCCACCCTCCAGGTGATGCCCTGCGGCGAGGGCTCGGGCGTCGAGGTGCGCAGGACCTCCACGCCGCCGATGTGCAGATAGCCGAGGCGGTCGAACTGCCGCCCGGCCACGGAGCCTTGGAGCCGGAGGACGACCTTGTTCCAACGGTGTCCCCGGCCGCAGGTGTCCGGTGGCGTGTAGGTGCCCCGGTACGGCGTGAAGTCGCGGAACTCGGTGTCGGCGACCGTCACTCGGCAGGACGGGGTGTTGGGGACGGGCACCGGTGGGCCGGCGGTGACCGGGTCGTGCCAGTGGGTGCCGAACTCGGCGGGCGGCGCCGAGGCGGTCGCCGGGCTCACGCCCAGCACCAGGCCGGCGGCAGCGGCGCACAACGTGAGGAACAGTCGTCTCATGGGTCAGGAGTGAAGCGCCTCGAACTCCGGTGCGCCAGTGCTCCTTTGGCCCGATCCGCGGCGGGGCACGGAAATCGCGGGTCCGTCGCGCCCGGCAGCCGGCCCTGGAACCCCCTCCACCTTCCCCCGCTACCCCCAGGCACCGGCCCGGCCGCGTCGCTGTGGGACCCGCCCTAGCCGACCCGGTGGTCGAACTGCGCGCGGGTGGCGAGGAGGGCGCTCAGGTCGGCGCCCGGGGCGTGTTCGACGGGGGCGGCGCCGCGGCGGAACAGACGGGCGCCGGCGGGCAGTCCGTGCAGGGTCAGGCGGTCGCCGGTGCGCTGCAACCAGGTGCCCTCGCGCAGGCCCAGCACCGGGACGTCGTTCTCCTCCAGGAACTGGGTGATCCGCTCCTCACGGGTCTCGCCCATGTGCGCGCTCGCCGGGTCCGGGTCCAGGTAGTGCGGGTTGATCTGGAAGGGCACCAGGCCGAGCGTGGTGAAGGACGGCGGCTGGACGATCGGCATGTCGTTCGTGGTGCGCAGCGTCGGGCAGGCCATGTTGGTGCCGGCGCTGGAACCCATGTAGGGCAGGCCCGCGCGGACCCGCTCGGCGAGGGCGTCCACCAGGCCGCGTTCGTGCAGCGTCTTGAGCAACCGGAAGCTGTTGCCGCCGCCGGTGAACACCGCTTGCGCGGAGGCGACGAGCTCGCGCGGATCGGCGGCGGTGTGTGCGCCGCGCACCCGCACGCCCAGCTTCGTGAAGAAGGCGGCGGCCTTGGCGGTGTAGGCGTCGTGGTCGGCCAGTGCGAAGGGGACGAAGAGCAGCTCCGTCACGCCGTCCAGGTGGTGGGTGATCGCCTCGCGGGCGTGTTCGAGGTAGCCGTGGCCGGGCGCGGAGGAGTTGGAGGGCAGCAGCAGTCGCATGGCGGTGGGCGTGGGCATCAGGGCGGTTCCTCGGCGTGGTGGTCGGCGGGTTGACTGGTTGGCGGGGCTCCACACAGCGGCGCCGAACGCGACCCTATCCCCGACGGCGGGAAACGGGTGCCTGGGCGGCGGCCCCAGTCACCCTCACCGTGCCTGCGGCGCCAACCCCCGCCGCGTCCCCTCCGCCCTGGGCGTCAGCACCGGCCAGAGGGGCGTCCACTCGGGCACGGTCGGGAGCCCTCCCTTTCAGGAGCCCTCGCCCTCCGCCCCCAACGGCGCCAGGGCCGCGGCCGCCAGGCGGTCGCGGAACCAACGGTGCGCCGGGTCGGTCGCGTTGCGGGGGTGCCAGGCCATGCCGAGGTCGAGCGGGGCCAGGTCGAGGGGGATGGGGAAGGTGCGCAGGCCGAGCGCGGCGGTGGTGTCGGGGAGCCAGCCGGACAGGGTGAGGGCGATCAGGTCGTTGTTCCGGGCGAGCATCATCGCGGCGGTGTGACTGGGCACGACGACCGCGATGCGGCGCCGCAGACCGCGTTCGGCGAGCGCCTCGTCGATGGGCCCGAGCCGCTTGCCGAGCCGGGAGATGCCGATGTGGTCGGCCGCGGCGAACCGGCGGGCGTCGATCCGCCCCCGGAAGAGCGGATGGCCGCTGCGGGCGACGCCGAGCAGCGGAATCCGGGCGAGCCGTTGGGTGCGGATCTCCGGGTCCAGGTGTCCCAGCACCCCCAGTTCGACGTCCACCCAGCCCTGCCGCAGACCAGGGCCGCCCTCGACCGCCTCCGGCACGAAGACCACGTCCACGTGCGGGGCCTGCGCGCGGATCCGCTCGGTCAGGGTGCCCGCCAGTCCCGTCAGCAGCAGGTCGGACGCCTGCACGGTGAAGGTGCGTTGGAGGTGCACGGCGTCGAAACCGGTCCCGGGCCGCAGGACGTCGTCGAAGCGGCGCAGCAACGCGCCTACTTCTTCCCGGAGTTCCAGGGCCCGCGGGGTGGGCACCATGCCCTGGCCGGCGCGGACCAGCAGCGGGTCACCGACGGCCCGGCGGAGCCTGGCCAGCGTGCGGCTGACCGCCGCGGGAGACGTGCCGAGAAGCTCCGCGGCGCGGGTCACGCTGTTCTCTTGGAGCAGGGCGTCCAGCACCCGCAGCAGATTGAGATCCATCGACTTCACGCTCCTGAGCTGCATTTTTACGCCTGAGACAAGAACAGGGTGCCAATCTTTGCATTGCTGCTGCCCCCCGCGCGGACGGAGAGTGAAGGCGTCCACGAAGAGGCGTCCACAAGGAGTCCCCATGCCGAAGTCACCCATGCCGCCATCCCCCGAGTCGCCCTCCGCCTCCCCCCGGGCGGGCCGCGAAGGCGATCTGCTGGCCGTGGTCAGCCAGAGCGGGCCGACCGTCTCGTTCTTCGACGCCGCCACCGACCAGCACGTCGGAACCGTCGAAGTGGCCGCCGAACCCCACGAGTTGTGCTTCGATCCCGCGCAGCGACTGCTGTGGTGCACTCACCCCTACTACTCGGGCTACTACCACGCGAACACCGGCCGGCGCACCGAGCTGACCGCCATCGACCCCGACACCCGCCGCGTCGTCGACGTCCTCGACCTCGCCCCCGAACACGGCCCGCACGGGCTGGCGTTGGACCCGGCGCGCCAGCGGCTGTACGTCAGCGTGGAGGGTTCGGAGGACCGTCCAGGCGGCGTCGTGGTGGTCGACACCGCCACCCGTCGGCCGCTGGGCCGCATCGACACGGACGCGCCCGGCCCGCACTGGTTCGCCATCGACCCAACAGGCAGGACGGGTTACGCCACCAACAAGGAGGCACCGTTCGTGTCGGTCGTCGACCTCGAACGGGACGTCCTCACCGCGAAGATCGAGGTGCCGGGCAGCGAGGGGCTCGCGGTCGCCGCCGACGGTCGCGCCTTCGTCGCCGCGCCCTACGCCGACTCCTTCTCCGCCGCCGCGGGCCAGCGGCCGGAGAGCGGCATCCGGGTCCTCGACGGCCGGACGGCGTCCGTCGTGGACACCCTGCCCACGGACGATGTCGTCCTCGCGGTCCACCTCACCTCCACCGGCAGGCTGTTGGTGGGCGAGACGCGCACCGAGCCCGACCCGTCGTCGCCGATCGGTCGCCCGGTACCGGGGCTCCTCACCGTCTTCGACGCCGGGACCCACCGGCGGTTGGGCCAACTGGAGGTCGGGCGGCTCCCGTTGACGATCACCTCGTCGCCCGACGGCCGGCTCGGGTATGTGGCCTGCGTCATCTCGTCCACCGTCGACGTCGTCGACCTGGAGACGCTGCGGCGCCTGGCCCGGTTGGACATCGCCAAGCGCGACGCGCCGGGCGCCCACGGCCTGGCGTACGTTCCGCGGCCGGTCTGAGGCCCGCGGCCGGCCGGCGCGGGGCCGGGGTCCCGGCGGCCGACGCCGAGTTGGGCGTCGGTCGCGTCCGGGGCGGGACACCGCCGCGTCGCGGGGCGTAGCGTACCGGCGGAAGGAGGCCCCATGGACGCCACCCTCAAGACCGTCATCGACGGGGAGCTCGTCGAGCTGCCGGGCACCATCGCCGCGCTCCGCGCCAGCATGACCGCCGACCGGGCCGCCGCGTTCGACCGGGAGATCGAGCACCTGCCGGCGGCCGAGTTGCCGGCCGCGCTGGTGCGTTGGGCGTTGGCCGGGGCGGGCGCCGACGACGAGGACGAGGCCCTCTTCGAGCGCCTGGCCAGGGGCGAGGACATCGGCGCCGTCGACGCCGATCCGGGCTCGGGCGGGCGGCGGTAGCGTGCCCTACCGGTTGCAGTACGCCCCGCCGGCGGACGAGATCCGGCGTGCGATGCCGCGCGCGTTGCGGGGCGCCTTCGACGCGGGGATGGCCCGACTGGCGGCCGATCCGTACGGTCACGGCTCGACGCCGGTGCGGGCCGACGCGGACCGGCGCGAGGCGGCCGCCAGCGGGGTCGTGGTGCGCTACTACGTCAGTGCCACGGTGGCGACGGTGACCGTCGTGCGGGCCGTCCACGTCTGAGGCCCGGGCCGTCCCCGCCCGCGCGAACCCGGGTGCGGGCGGGGCCCGAACTCGATGACCGAATCCCGCCAGACAGGCGGTGGCGCGGACTGGTGTGATCAGGGCAAACGTCCCCTCCGGAAGGCAGGAGCTTTCCCGCATGACTGGTCCCCGTGTCAGCGGTGCCGCCGCGCGTGCGCGCGGCGGCAACCGCGCTGCCGGCTCCGGTGTTTCCCCGTCATGACCCACGCCCGTACGCCGGGCACGGACGCGGGGACGCCCGCCACCTCCGTGCCCCCGCAGGCCGCAGCGCGTCGGGCGGCCGGCCGCCCCGCGGCGATCGTTGACCCGTACTCCTCCGGGACGTTCTTCGCACCGTCGTTCCGGGCTGCCGGAATCCCGGCGGTCGCCGTGCTGTCCCGGGCCGAGGTGCTCACGACCTACGCCGACAGTTGGCACCCCGAGGACTTCGACGAGGTGATCCCCTACGAAGGCGATCTGCTCCCCGTCGTCGAGCGCCTGCGGGCGTTGGACGTGCGGTGTGTGGTCGCGGGGTCGGATCCGGGGGTGGAGCTCGCCGATGTGCTCGCGGCCGAGCTCACCCCGGAGTTGGCCAATGTGCCGGCCCTGACGGCGGCCCGTCGGGACAAGGGTGAGATGGCGGCGGCGGTGGCCGCCGCCGGCCTGCCGGTCATCCGGCAGATCTGCACGGACCGGGCGGAGGAGGTCGCCGCCTGGCTGGTGCGGGAGGACCTGGTCGGCCGGGACCTGGTGGTCAAGCCGCCGAAGAGCGCCAGCACGGACGGGGTGGTCCGAATCCCCCAAGGGGTGGGCTGGCGGGAGGAGTTCGCGGCTCAGTTGGGACACCCCAACCAATGGGGAGTGGTCAACGACCGGATGCTGGTGATGGAGTACGCCACCGGCACGGAGTTCGTCGTGGACACCTTCAGCTCCCGCGGCCGGCACACCGTCACCGACGTCACCCGGTATCAGAAGATCGACAACGGCCGGCACATGGCGGTCTACGACGCCATGGAGTGGTTGGCGCCCGACGACCCGCTGGTGGCCGGGTTGGTGGAGTACACCGTCGGGGTGTTGGACGCGGTGGGCATGCGCTTCGGGGCGGCCCATGTGGAGATCATGCTGACGGCCGACGGGCCGCGGCTGGTCGAGCTCAACGCGCGGCCGCACGGCGGCGGTCAGCCGCGGTTCTGCCGGCACGCCACCGGCGACAGTCAGATCGACCGCACGGTGCGGGCCGTCCAGCACGGCGGCGCCGGACCGGTCCCGGAGAGCTACACGCTGCTGCGGAACATGCTCGTGGTGTTCCTGATCAGCCACTCCACCGGCGTGGTGCGCAATGCCGAGGTCTTCGACGGCCTGGCGAAGCTGGCGTCGTTGCACCATGTGGCCGTCCAGGTCCGCAACGGCCAGGTGTTGGAGGTCACCCGGGACCTGCTCCACACGCTCTCCCTCGGGTTCGTGGTGCTGGCGCACGAGGACCGGGAGCAACTGTGGGCCGATTACGCGGAGGTGCGGCGCATGGAGCGGCAGTTGCAGGTGGACGGCGACTGACGGGCGCGGTACCCGGCGGATGCGCAGTCTTGACAAGGATGTCTTCACAAGGAGGACGAGGGGCATGGACGATCTCGCGTCGTTAACGGCGGTGCAGCTCAGTCAGGTGATCCGCAGTCGGGCCGTCTCGCCGGTGGAGGCGGTGCAGGACAGCCTGGCGCGCATCGAGCGGCTCAACCCCGCGGTGAACGCGTTCGTCACGGTCTGTGCGGACGAGGCGTTGGACGCGGCCAAGAAGGCCGAGCGGGCGGTGATGTCGGGGGCCGAGCTGGGCCCGCTGCACGGGGTGCCGATCGGCGTGAAGGACCTCGACCCGGCGGTGGGGGTGCGGACCACCCGCGGCTCGTTGGTGTTCGCCCACGACATCGCGCAGGAGACCATCAGTTGCGTCCAACGGCTCGTGGACGCCGGGGCGATCGTGGTGGGCAAGACCAACACCCCGGAGTTCGGGTTCAAGGCCACCACGGACAACGCACTGCTCGGGCCGACCGCCACGCCGTTCAACCTGGCGATGAACGCCGGCGGTTCGTCCGGCGGGAGCGCGGCGGCGGTCGCCACCGGCATGGTGCCGCTGGCTCAGGGTTCGGACGCCGGCGGTTCGCTGCGGGTGCCCGGCTCCTTCTGCGGCGTCTTCACGATGATGACGACGTTCGGCCGGGTCGCGGTGCCAGCCCGGCCCAACGCCTTCCGGCGGCTGAACCCGATGGTCTGTTACGCGCCGCTCGCCCGGACCGTGGGCGATGCGGTCCTGGGGTTGGACCTGATGTCCGGGCCGCACCCGCGGGACCCCTATTCCTTCCCGGTGAGCGACGCGTTGGCCGATGCGATGACGCCGTCGTTGGCCGGCATGCGGGTCGCCTACTCGCCCGACCT includes the following:
- a CDS encoding peptide-N4-asparagine amidase yields the protein MRRLFLTLCAAAAGLVLGVSPATASAPPAEFGTHWHDPVTAGPPVPVPNTPSCRVTVADTEFRDFTPYRGTYTPPDTCGRGHRWNKVVLRLQGSVAGRQFDRLGYLHIGGVEVLRTSTPEPSPQGITWRVEKDVTRYAPTLRARQPVEMLIGNTVDGTYTGVIKVKVTLTFYLAQGRAKPASTPDQVLTLRGAHTEGGVYQGQLTTPRNSERIVAEVYATGSGGGCEEFWYLTVPDAAPYSCKAKDGPYREVQVSVDGKLAGIAAPYPTVWTGGWSNPFLWYVIPGPRAFDVRPVEYDLTPFAGQLNDGRPHRIAVSVVGVPAGQSGWSTPANVLVWQDAKAARVTGALLTSRAGDLVNKTAYQPGTERRLTADGGHSLTVSGYLNTSHGRVTTTITRKLSGSSTHRWNADESLDALRARWHDDETVTVRGRGPATTTRDQRTHTMDGATTIDGNNRLRTTMTMGDRADGATLRGGRRTDWSRLDDTYTGDAAYTQNVPRDQRHATGVSRERYRLHGPGACYDHTLATAQGELTADRHGC
- a CDS encoding LysR family transcriptional regulator, whose amino-acid sequence is MDLNLLRVLDALLQENSVTRAAELLGTSPAAVSRTLARLRRAVGDPLLVRAGQGMVPTPRALELREEVGALLRRFDDVLRPGTGFDAVHLQRTFTVQASDLLLTGLAGTLTERIRAQAPHVDVVFVPEAVEGGPGLRQGWVDVELGVLGHLDPEIRTQRLARIPLLGVARSGHPLFRGRIDARRFAAADHIGISRLGKRLGPIDEALAERGLRRRIAVVVPSHTAAMMLARNNDLIALTLSGWLPDTTAALGLRTFPIPLDLAPLDLGMAWHPRNATDPAHRWFRDRLAAAALAPLGAEGEGS
- a CDS encoding ATP-grasp domain-containing protein, translating into MTHARTPGTDAGTPATSVPPQAAARRAAGRPAAIVDPYSSGTFFAPSFRAAGIPAVAVLSRAEVLTTYADSWHPEDFDEVIPYEGDLLPVVERLRALDVRCVVAGSDPGVELADVLAAELTPELANVPALTAARRDKGEMAAAVAAAGLPVIRQICTDRAEEVAAWLVREDLVGRDLVVKPPKSASTDGVVRIPQGVGWREEFAAQLGHPNQWGVVNDRMLVMEYATGTEFVVDTFSSRGRHTVTDVTRYQKIDNGRHMAVYDAMEWLAPDDPLVAGLVEYTVGVLDAVGMRFGAAHVEIMLTADGPRLVELNARPHGGGQPRFCRHATGDSQIDRTVRAVQHGGAGPVPESYTLLRNMLVVFLISHSTGVVRNAEVFDGLAKLASLHHVAVQVRNGQVLEVTRDLLHTLSLGFVVLAHEDREQLWADYAEVRRMERQLQVDGD
- the pepE gene encoding dipeptidase PepE; the encoded protein is MRLLLPSNSSAPGHGYLEHAREAITHHLDGVTELLFVPFALADHDAYTAKAAAFFTKLGVRVRGAHTAADPRELVASAQAVFTGGGNSFRLLKTLHERGLVDALAERVRAGLPYMGSSAGTNMACPTLRTTNDMPIVQPPSFTTLGLVPFQINPHYLDPDPASAHMGETREERITQFLEENDVPVLGLREGTWLQRTGDRLTLHGLPAGARLFRRGAAPVEHAPGADLSALLATRAQFDHRVG
- a CDS encoding amidase; the encoded protein is MDDLASLTAVQLSQVIRSRAVSPVEAVQDSLARIERLNPAVNAFVTVCADEALDAAKKAERAVMSGAELGPLHGVPIGVKDLDPAVGVRTTRGSLVFAHDIAQETISCVQRLVDAGAIVVGKTNTPEFGFKATTDNALLGPTATPFNLAMNAGGSSGGSAAAVATGMVPLAQGSDAGGSLRVPGSFCGVFTMMTTFGRVAVPARPNAFRRLNPMVCYAPLARTVGDAVLGLDLMSGPHPRDPYSFPVSDALADAMTPSLAGMRVAYSPDLGGYPVEGEVESVVRAALPALKEAGAEVVEVNFTLPLPHAELTTMWRRYLSLCHAESAEVSRRQGIDLLGEQGRVVDPAYLDSVRTGAALSAVDFRLGDLVRTQVLDAFEDLFDGFDLVVSPVNCIAGIPNDANRTTVGPDRVDGQEVDRFVGWSMTSPFNLIGSPAATVPVGRAANGVPIGMQLAARRHNDAAVVRGATACQKHLPWRHLYQNLDPALDAR
- a CDS encoding YncE family protein → MPKSPMPPSPESPSASPRAGREGDLLAVVSQSGPTVSFFDAATDQHVGTVEVAAEPHELCFDPAQRLLWCTHPYYSGYYHANTGRRTELTAIDPDTRRVVDVLDLAPEHGPHGLALDPARQRLYVSVEGSEDRPGGVVVVDTATRRPLGRIDTDAPGPHWFAIDPTGRTGYATNKEAPFVSVVDLERDVLTAKIEVPGSEGLAVAADGRAFVAAPYADSFSAAAGQRPESGIRVLDGRTASVVDTLPTDDVVLAVHLTSTGRLLVGETRTEPDPSSPIGRPVPGLLTVFDAGTHRRLGQLEVGRLPLTITSSPDGRLGYVACVISSTVDVVDLETLRRLARLDIAKRDAPGAHGLAYVPRPV